From the Ruania alkalisoli genome, one window contains:
- a CDS encoding asparagine synthase-related protein, with product MTAPGTTPTAEGTSGASAASAAFADAVAGGHLDADALEVADHVRAGVRGQGPLGVAYSGGVDSATLLALAVHELGPGQVVAVLGVSPSLAAEERLAAHDVAGHIGARVIEVHTREGENPAYQRNGLDRCFHCKDELFSKISDEVVTAHGLGAVAYGENADDATRPDRPGSQAATNHRILRPLADAGATKAQVRAIARAFALPCADKPAAPCLASRIPHHQSVTPEKLRQVEQFEAGLRALGFSDSRVRHHGEVARIELVEAELERAWAPDMRNEVHRLARECGFAFAAVDVRGLQSGAFSLTLLGAEHAAS from the coding sequence ATGACCGCTCCAGGAACCACCCCGACGGCGGAAGGCACGAGCGGCGCCTCGGCGGCGTCAGCGGCGTTCGCCGACGCCGTCGCGGGTGGGCACCTGGATGCGGATGCACTCGAGGTGGCCGACCACGTCCGTGCCGGCGTCCGGGGTCAAGGCCCCCTCGGGGTGGCCTACTCCGGCGGCGTCGACTCGGCGACGTTGCTGGCCCTGGCCGTGCACGAGCTGGGGCCGGGGCAGGTGGTGGCGGTGCTCGGGGTCTCCCCCAGCCTGGCCGCCGAGGAACGGCTCGCGGCGCACGACGTCGCCGGGCACATCGGCGCCCGGGTGATTGAGGTCCATACCCGCGAGGGCGAGAATCCCGCGTACCAACGCAATGGCCTGGACCGCTGTTTCCACTGCAAGGACGAGCTGTTCAGCAAGATCTCCGACGAGGTGGTCACCGCACACGGGCTCGGCGCCGTGGCCTACGGGGAGAACGCCGACGACGCCACTCGCCCCGACCGGCCGGGCTCGCAGGCCGCGACGAATCACCGGATCCTGCGCCCGCTCGCCGACGCGGGCGCCACGAAGGCGCAGGTGCGAGCAATCGCGCGGGCCTTCGCCTTGCCCTGTGCGGACAAGCCCGCTGCCCCGTGCCTGGCTTCCCGCATCCCGCATCATCAGAGTGTCACGCCCGAGAAGTTGCGCCAGGTGGAGCAGTTCGAGGCCGGTCTTCGTGCGCTCGGATTCAGCGACTCGCGGGTGCGTCACCATGGCGAGGTCGCACGGATCGAACTCGTGGAGGCCGAGCTCGAACGAGCCTGGGCCCCTGACATGCGCAACGAGGTCCACCGGCTGGCGCGGGAGTGCGGATTCGCATTCGCGGCCGTGGACGTGCGCGGCCTGCAATCCGGTGCGTTCTCGCTCACCCTGCTCGGCGCGGAGCACGCGGCATCGTGA
- the larB gene encoding nickel pincer cofactor biosynthesis protein LarB: MSTDPSQPPSPAVPASLAAVSAFADLDEDRMTRRGYPEAVYCAGKTPDQVHAIAARIGAGARAASDIQGGATTLFTRADRDHAASVLAALPDAADHCDAGLLAWPPHPPDPTGGTVLVVTAGTSDLAVAREAELSAAYLGRRTHLIADVGVAGLHRILARLPELRAADVIVVAAGMDGALPSVVAGLVEVPVVALPTSVGYGAAFDGLAPLLTMLNACAPGVAVVNIDNGYGAGHLAAQIARHPRPGATDSSAIHSP, encoded by the coding sequence GTGAGTACGGACCCTTCGCAACCACCGTCACCAGCAGTCCCCGCCTCACTGGCCGCCGTCTCCGCGTTCGCGGACCTGGACGAGGACCGGATGACGCGCCGCGGCTACCCCGAGGCCGTGTACTGCGCCGGGAAGACCCCGGACCAGGTGCACGCCATCGCTGCCCGCATCGGAGCCGGCGCGAGGGCCGCCAGCGATATTCAGGGGGGAGCCACCACACTCTTCACCCGGGCGGACCGCGACCACGCTGCGTCCGTGCTGGCCGCGCTTCCCGATGCCGCCGACCACTGCGATGCCGGCCTGCTGGCATGGCCACCGCACCCACCCGACCCGACCGGTGGCACGGTGCTGGTGGTCACGGCCGGAACGTCCGATCTGGCGGTCGCACGCGAAGCAGAGCTCAGTGCGGCCTACCTGGGACGACGCACTCACCTCATCGCCGACGTCGGGGTCGCGGGTCTGCACCGGATCCTGGCGAGACTGCCCGAGCTCCGGGCCGCCGACGTGATCGTCGTGGCAGCCGGCATGGACGGCGCCCTGCCCAGCGTCGTGGCCGGGCTCGTGGAGGTGCCCGTGGTGGCTCTGCCGACATCAGTAGGCTACGGGGCCGCCTTCGACGGCCTTGCACCGCTGCTGACCATGCTCAACGCATGCGCTCCTGGCGTGGCAGTCGTCAATATCGACAACGGTTACGGGGCCGGCCATCTGGCCGCACAGATCGCCCGTCACCCGCGACCCGGAGCCACCGACTCTTCGGCGATCCACAGCCCGTGA
- a CDS encoding hemolysin family protein, with translation MTEILFLILAMALVAACGAFVAAEFAFVTVNRAQVEADAAAGDRGATRVLGALRTLSTQLSGAQLGITVTNLGIGYLAEPSIARLLQGPLAAAGLSDTATRSVSLTIAMLLATAVTMIVGELIPKNLAIAQPLRTAKAVVRFQHGFTWVNTWPIRFFNGTANRILRLMGIEPQEELASARSAEELSALVRHSAREGVLPEDTAELVERSLAFGDRRARDAMTPLSQVVSLRPDDSLTDLISAAKASGHSRFPVIEMLQDNGHTDSRVVGLAHVRGALSVPFERRDDVPVSQVLTEATLVPDSLELDTLMDDLRDGGLQMAVLIDEFGSPAGLVTLEDLVEEIVGEVRDEHDEDEPEPVAEDDGSWTIPGLMRVDEVSELIDAVLPEDEAYDTVGGLLADELERLPEPGDQIELTVDRDEDPGRVQVHFEVVSLDGHRVERVRVTLTPIDPDAEDADPGTEESVSAEGGRHADQRSEQSGVDR, from the coding sequence GTGACCGAGATCCTCTTCCTCATCCTGGCAATGGCGCTGGTGGCGGCATGCGGCGCATTCGTCGCGGCCGAATTCGCCTTCGTCACCGTCAACCGGGCCCAGGTGGAGGCCGACGCCGCCGCCGGTGATCGCGGCGCCACCCGGGTGCTGGGTGCCCTGCGCACCCTCTCCACCCAGCTGTCCGGCGCTCAGCTGGGAATCACCGTCACCAATCTGGGGATCGGCTACCTGGCGGAACCGTCCATCGCACGGCTCCTGCAGGGACCGCTGGCCGCCGCCGGCCTCAGTGACACGGCGACCCGGTCGGTCTCGCTGACCATTGCGATGCTGCTCGCGACCGCGGTGACCATGATCGTCGGGGAGTTGATCCCGAAGAACCTCGCGATTGCGCAACCACTGCGCACCGCCAAGGCGGTCGTGCGTTTCCAGCACGGATTCACCTGGGTCAACACCTGGCCGATCCGATTCTTCAATGGCACCGCCAACCGGATCCTGCGCCTGATGGGTATCGAACCTCAAGAGGAACTGGCTTCGGCCCGGTCTGCCGAGGAACTCTCGGCACTCGTGCGGCACTCCGCTCGCGAAGGAGTGCTGCCCGAGGACACCGCCGAGCTGGTCGAGCGCTCGCTCGCCTTCGGCGACCGGCGCGCGCGCGATGCGATGACCCCCCTCTCGCAGGTCGTCAGTCTGCGCCCGGACGACTCGCTGACCGATCTGATCTCCGCTGCCAAGGCGTCGGGGCACTCCCGCTTCCCGGTGATCGAGATGCTCCAGGACAACGGGCACACCGATTCCCGCGTGGTCGGCTTGGCTCACGTGCGCGGCGCCCTCTCCGTGCCGTTCGAGCGTCGTGACGACGTTCCTGTCTCCCAGGTCCTGACCGAAGCGACCCTCGTGCCTGACTCCCTCGAACTTGACACGCTGATGGACGATCTCCGCGACGGAGGGCTGCAGATGGCCGTCCTGATCGACGAGTTCGGCTCCCCCGCCGGCCTGGTCACTCTGGAGGACCTCGTCGAGGAGATCGTCGGCGAGGTCCGCGACGAGCACGACGAGGACGAACCTGAGCCCGTGGCTGAGGACGATGGGTCCTGGACCATCCCGGGGCTCATGCGGGTCGACGAGGTCAGCGAGCTGATCGACGCCGTCCTGCCCGAGGACGAGGCCTATGACACGGTCGGTGGCCTGCTCGCTGATGAGCTGGAACGCTTGCCCGAACCCGGTGACCAGATCGAGCTGACGGTCGACCGTGACGAAGATCCCGGCCGGGTGCAGGTGCACTTCGAAGTGGTCAGCCTGGACGGGCATCGGGTGGAGCGGGTGCGCGTCACCCTGACGCCGATCGATCCGGACGCGGAGGACGCCGATCCCGGCACCGAAGAATCGGTGTCGGCCGAGGGAGGCCGACATGCGGATCAGCGGTCCGAGCAGTCAGGAGTGGACCGATGA
- a CDS encoding hemolysin family protein, producing the protein MSDGATIVLTVVLLALNAFFVGSEFALVSARRTKIEPAAKEGKRVARITLWAMERVSLMMAGAQLGITICSLLLLQVSEPVIAHAIEGPLLGIGVGEALVHPIAFAVAFALITFLHVVLGEMVPKNIALAGPERTAMVLGPMLAGLVRVLYPMLWLLNQIANLALRLMRVEPKDEVASAFTRDEVAGLVAESRSGGLLELNDERLLMGALQFADRQVSSVLLPVHTVRTMPEGITPAGAEAVSAEGFSRFPVKRADGSLAGYVHIKDLLETDPLRRDRPIEPASIRTMPVVAASDSLRTALVTMQSGGAHLAEVRDGQTTLGVVALEDVLEELVGVIRDDSRRPAVVRHQGARPGMRQPRQA; encoded by the coding sequence ATGAGCGACGGCGCGACAATCGTTCTGACGGTGGTGTTGCTGGCCCTCAACGCATTCTTCGTGGGCTCCGAGTTCGCCCTCGTCTCCGCACGCCGGACCAAAATCGAACCGGCGGCGAAGGAGGGTAAGCGGGTTGCCCGCATCACCCTGTGGGCGATGGAGCGGGTCTCGCTGATGATGGCCGGCGCCCAGCTGGGCATCACCATCTGCTCGCTGCTGCTGCTGCAGGTCAGCGAACCTGTCATCGCCCATGCCATCGAAGGGCCGCTGCTGGGGATCGGTGTGGGCGAGGCGCTCGTGCACCCGATCGCGTTCGCGGTGGCCTTCGCACTCATCACCTTCCTGCACGTGGTGCTGGGCGAGATGGTGCCGAAGAACATCGCCCTCGCCGGGCCCGAACGCACCGCGATGGTGCTGGGTCCGATGCTGGCCGGGCTGGTGCGGGTGCTCTATCCGATGCTCTGGCTGCTGAACCAGATCGCCAATCTCGCGCTGCGACTGATGCGGGTCGAACCCAAGGACGAGGTGGCGAGCGCGTTCACCCGGGACGAGGTGGCCGGCCTGGTCGCGGAATCGCGCAGCGGCGGCCTGCTCGAGCTCAACGACGAACGCCTCCTGATGGGGGCATTACAGTTCGCCGATCGTCAGGTCTCCAGCGTGCTGCTGCCGGTGCACACCGTGCGCACGATGCCCGAGGGCATCACCCCGGCTGGCGCCGAGGCCGTCTCCGCCGAGGGCTTCTCCCGCTTCCCGGTCAAGCGCGCCGACGGCAGCCTCGCCGGGTACGTCCACATCAAGGATCTGCTGGAGACCGACCCGCTACGCCGGGACCGGCCGATCGAACCAGCCTCGATCCGGACGATGCCCGTGGTGGCCGCCTCCGACTCGCTGCGCACCGCGCTGGTGACCATGCAGTCCGGCGGTGCGCATCTGGCTGAGGTACGGGACGGGCAGACCACTCTCGGTGTCGTCGCTCTGGAGGATGTGCTCGAAGAACTGGTGGGTGTGATCCGGGACGACTCCCGGCGCCCGGCGGTCGTTCGACATCAAGGCGCACGACCTGGAATGCGCCAGCCGCGTCAGGCCTGA
- a CDS encoding vitamin K epoxide reductase family protein, with amino-acid sequence MSTQNSAERSADDEQDQHDSSVEDESPMEDGQAAEAVDPHVAAGGSGREYAVLAVITGVLGLLAAIELMLDYLRITADPNYVPACDLNPLIGCGMFLGSWQSSAFGIPNTIIGMAAFPVVLATGMMLLGRARLPRWYWRGLLAGATFGIGFVTWLQYQAITQIGALCPYCLVVWLVVIPFFVHTVARSMQNGALPVPDGVRDFVVPNRWLLTVIWYLAVIAAAAFGLGEAWLVVF; translated from the coding sequence GTGAGCACGCAGAACTCCGCCGAGCGGAGCGCAGACGACGAGCAGGACCAGCACGACTCGTCGGTGGAGGACGAGTCACCGATGGAGGACGGTCAGGCGGCCGAAGCTGTGGATCCGCACGTGGCCGCGGGTGGTTCGGGACGTGAGTATGCGGTTCTCGCGGTGATCACCGGGGTGCTGGGTCTGCTGGCCGCGATCGAGCTCATGCTCGACTACCTGCGCATCACCGCTGACCCGAACTACGTGCCGGCCTGCGACCTGAACCCGTTGATCGGCTGCGGGATGTTCCTCGGCAGCTGGCAGTCGAGCGCGTTCGGGATCCCCAACACCATCATCGGGATGGCTGCCTTCCCCGTTGTGCTGGCCACGGGCATGATGCTGCTCGGCCGCGCCCGTCTTCCGCGGTGGTACTGGCGCGGTCTCCTTGCCGGCGCTACCTTCGGGATCGGCTTCGTCACCTGGCTGCAGTACCAGGCCATCACCCAGATCGGGGCTCTGTGCCCCTACTGCCTGGTGGTCTGGCTCGTGGTGATCCCGTTCTTCGTGCACACCGTGGCGCGCTCCATGCAGAACGGGGCGCTGCCCGTCCCGGACGGAGTCCGCGACTTCGTGGTGCCGAATCGCTGGCTGCTGACGGTGATTTGGTACCTGGCCGTGATCGCGGCTGCCGCTTTCGGCCTCGGAGAGGCCTGGCTGGTGGTGTTCTGA
- a CDS encoding metallophosphoesterase family protein encodes MTRRTIRASIAVLVAGLVSVLLGVLTATYTGSLGPHAAQYSVRLNGEVRVDMGPLGALIIDSPLPLNLGADVIVKEIPAELTAPGTSPVAGLTADLESYTQFLANPEAAIDDAVQGLVTDAVGRSVLFLSVLLVTVALGRLAAHGVLREAVRSAWSRTGVPALSVTLTAVLVSVPVIELTRTSGGVGRTSTILAGTPLEDARITGRLATLVDHYGTYVVEAIDDNTSFYAAARENLLAAYAADPHPLAPDPVDVASPDSTESTESTESTESTDSTDSSDSSDDTDGQDDPGEPTPEIADPGDGEPSSAESEAATPEPADESAVTTALLVSDLHCNIGMADVIGAAVTASESDVVLNAGDTVMGGTSVESYCVNAFAAGIPEGVPVVVADGNHDSRTTTAQEEANGWIALQGDAVEVAGLRILGDTDPTLTSLGAPTRPQREETINAMGNRLARTACDLAEQGQGIDVLLVHSPYAGRQAAEAGCAAATIAGHLHRQVGPRPLGWGVQYLSASSAGAGHGTPTIGPLNNPAVMTVLRFDTDTGLVTHYRLLTIGTDTSAEISEWRAWPELPPEYADVTVDQE; translated from the coding sequence ATGACCCGCCGCACCATCCGCGCCTCGATAGCCGTCCTCGTCGCTGGCTTGGTCAGCGTGCTCCTCGGAGTACTCACCGCGACCTACACCGGTTCACTCGGCCCTCACGCCGCGCAGTACTCGGTGCGCCTCAACGGCGAGGTCCGGGTGGACATGGGGCCGCTCGGCGCGCTGATCATCGACTCACCCCTGCCGCTGAACCTCGGTGCGGACGTCATCGTCAAGGAGATCCCTGCTGAACTGACAGCCCCGGGTACGAGCCCGGTGGCGGGACTGACAGCCGACCTCGAGAGCTATACCCAGTTCCTCGCCAATCCTGAGGCCGCGATCGATGACGCCGTCCAAGGCCTGGTGACGGACGCCGTCGGACGCTCGGTGTTGTTCTTGAGCGTGCTGCTGGTGACGGTGGCGCTGGGCCGGCTCGCTGCGCACGGAGTGCTGCGCGAGGCCGTGCGCAGCGCCTGGTCACGGACGGGAGTGCCGGCGCTGAGCGTGACTCTCACCGCGGTCCTGGTGTCCGTACCAGTGATCGAGCTGACGCGTACCTCCGGCGGAGTGGGCCGCACCTCGACGATCCTCGCCGGGACGCCGCTCGAAGACGCGCGCATCACCGGTCGGCTCGCCACGCTGGTGGACCACTACGGTACGTACGTCGTCGAGGCGATCGATGACAACACCAGCTTCTACGCCGCGGCGCGGGAGAATCTGCTCGCGGCCTATGCAGCCGACCCGCACCCGCTGGCACCCGACCCGGTCGACGTGGCGAGCCCAGACAGCACAGAAAGCACAGAAAGCACAGAAAGCACAGAAAGCACAGACAGCACAGACAGTTCTGACAGTTCCGACGACACGGACGGCCAGGACGACCCAGGAGAGCCCACGCCCGAGATCGCCGATCCTGGCGACGGTGAGCCCTCGAGCGCCGAGTCTGAGGCAGCCACCCCGGAACCCGCGGACGAGTCCGCCGTGACCACGGCGCTGCTGGTGAGCGACCTGCACTGCAACATCGGGATGGCCGACGTCATCGGTGCAGCGGTGACCGCCTCGGAATCGGACGTGGTGCTCAATGCCGGCGACACCGTCATGGGTGGCACGTCCGTGGAGTCGTACTGCGTCAACGCCTTCGCAGCCGGGATACCGGAAGGAGTCCCGGTTGTGGTGGCCGATGGCAACCACGACTCCCGCACCACCACGGCGCAGGAGGAGGCGAACGGCTGGATCGCACTGCAGGGTGACGCCGTCGAGGTCGCGGGCCTGCGGATCCTCGGCGACACCGACCCCACACTGACCTCCCTCGGCGCCCCGACCAGGCCGCAACGCGAGGAGACCATCAATGCGATGGGGAACCGGCTCGCTCGGACCGCCTGCGACCTCGCTGAGCAGGGCCAGGGCATCGATGTGCTGCTCGTGCACAGCCCGTATGCGGGCCGGCAGGCGGCCGAGGCGGGATGTGCGGCAGCAACGATCGCCGGCCATCTGCATCGCCAGGTCGGTCCGCGCCCACTCGGCTGGGGGGTGCAGTACCTCTCCGCCAGCTCGGCCGGTGCCGGGCACGGAACGCCCACGATCGGCCCGCTCAACAACCCCGCGGTGATGACGGTGCTGCGATTCGACACCGACACCGGGCTGGTGACCCATTACCGGCTGCTGACGATCGGGACCGACACCAGTGCCGAGATTTCCGAGTGGCGTGCGTGGCCCGAGCTACCGCCGGAGTATGCGGACGTCACCGTCGACCAGGAGTGA
- a CDS encoding GH116 family glycosyl-hydrolase produces the protein MGTDIPLVPESARSIAHAAGRHVALPLGGIGTGNLALGADGALKQWQLHHLGNHRGELPGAMFALRVAQWEPPSNEIRVLQAPPAPPEQTRTPMVNDDHVPTWQRELLTRHRGVQGTTFRGIYPAGRIDYHDDALPVTVSLEAMTPLVPLDTARSSLPAALFTVRITNRSEVSSHGWFGAAMQNLLGADGALPPDGVRAPGYGGNTNRTDRRRDWTALVMDNHTLAPDHHGAGQVVLAADTPGTTALPAFTSADQFLAFLGSRQPFGPRDWAHMPASMADPQPTGTWSAAGLSPEGSTWNGGLAVPFHLEPGQSTQLRLALTWHLPNRYVNFTQFGGIRPEWGASRYFIGNHYTNQFADALDVLDTVAEQWEPLHRDTATWIRTLTESSLGEQAIEHLAALSAVIRSPSFFRTADGRLYGFEGVQGESTTMWSGDVGGSCPLNCTHVFTYEQGLAKLFPELERDMRETDFDVLQAPDGSIPHRLILPTSLGQLWDRSIGGPDEPALDGMLGTVLKTYREVRTGAGAAWLARYRPNVEQVMRYVAGRWDPEGTGVLHGIQPSTHDIDLAGLNPFMGSLWLAALRAAEELARLERDTDAAAHWRSTFEHSSAAYDEMLFTGEYYRQVLEDGDPREFQWGEGCLADQLFGQWWAHTLELGYLLPAEHVRTALQAVVRHNLRTDFTGFTHPYRVFADGDETGLVVCTWPHGGRPEVPTRYADEVWTGVEQQVAAHCLMEGMQDEAEQILTGLWSRYDGRRRNPYNQVECGDHYVRALSGWSVLEARTGQRWNAATGVLRISLPPPGGAWPVLLDTGWGSLLNTDDGPYLECRHGSVEVAGLELTTPDGVSTYGPVRLQAGEERRLRAGTSG, from the coding sequence ATGGGTACCGACATCCCGCTCGTTCCTGAGTCCGCCCGATCGATCGCCCACGCTGCCGGCCGCCACGTGGCCCTCCCGCTCGGTGGCATCGGCACAGGGAATCTGGCGCTCGGTGCCGACGGGGCGCTGAAGCAGTGGCAGCTGCACCACCTCGGCAACCACCGGGGCGAGCTCCCCGGGGCGATGTTCGCGCTCCGGGTGGCCCAGTGGGAACCGCCGTCGAACGAGATCCGGGTGCTGCAGGCACCTCCGGCCCCGCCGGAGCAGACCCGCACCCCGATGGTCAACGACGATCACGTGCCCACCTGGCAGCGTGAGCTGCTCACCCGGCACCGCGGCGTGCAGGGCACCACCTTCCGTGGCATCTACCCGGCGGGGAGGATCGACTATCACGATGACGCCCTGCCGGTGACGGTGAGCCTGGAGGCGATGACCCCGCTGGTGCCGTTGGACACCGCCCGTAGCTCGCTGCCGGCTGCGCTGTTCACCGTGCGGATCACGAACCGCTCCGAGGTGTCCAGCCACGGGTGGTTCGGGGCAGCCATGCAGAATCTGCTGGGCGCCGATGGCGCCCTCCCTCCCGACGGCGTCCGAGCGCCCGGGTACGGCGGCAATACCAACCGTACCGACCGCCGTCGGGACTGGACGGCCCTGGTGATGGACAACCACACCCTGGCCCCTGACCACCACGGCGCCGGGCAGGTGGTGCTTGCTGCGGACACCCCCGGCACCACGGCCCTGCCTGCCTTCACCAGTGCGGACCAGTTCCTCGCCTTCCTCGGCAGCAGGCAGCCGTTCGGTCCCCGTGACTGGGCGCACATGCCGGCCTCGATGGCGGACCCGCAGCCCACGGGCACCTGGTCGGCCGCGGGCCTGAGCCCGGAGGGAAGCACCTGGAACGGGGGACTCGCCGTTCCTTTCCATCTCGAGCCCGGGCAGAGCACGCAGCTGCGGCTCGCGCTCACCTGGCACCTGCCGAACCGCTACGTCAACTTCACCCAGTTCGGCGGCATCCGGCCGGAGTGGGGCGCCAGCCGGTACTTCATCGGCAACCACTACACGAATCAGTTCGCCGACGCCCTGGACGTGCTCGACACGGTCGCCGAGCAGTGGGAACCGCTGCACCGGGACACGGCCACCTGGATCCGGACGCTCACTGAGAGCTCGCTCGGTGAGCAGGCGATCGAGCACCTTGCCGCGCTGTCGGCAGTGATTCGTAGCCCGAGCTTCTTCCGCACCGCCGACGGGCGGCTCTATGGCTTCGAGGGCGTGCAGGGGGAGTCGACCACGATGTGGTCCGGGGATGTGGGTGGCTCCTGCCCGCTGAACTGCACGCACGTGTTCACCTACGAACAAGGCCTGGCGAAGCTGTTCCCGGAGCTGGAGCGGGACATGCGCGAGACCGATTTCGACGTGCTGCAGGCACCGGACGGGTCGATCCCGCACCGGTTGATCCTGCCGACTTCGCTCGGTCAGCTCTGGGATCGCTCGATCGGCGGCCCGGACGAGCCGGCCTTGGACGGGATGCTGGGCACGGTGCTGAAGACCTACCGGGAGGTTCGCACGGGTGCGGGTGCGGCGTGGCTGGCCCGGTACCGCCCCAACGTGGAACAGGTGATGCGCTATGTCGCGGGCCGGTGGGACCCTGAGGGCACCGGCGTGCTGCACGGCATCCAGCCCTCGACCCATGACATCGATCTGGCAGGACTGAACCCCTTCATGGGGAGCCTGTGGCTCGCGGCGTTGCGCGCCGCGGAGGAACTGGCGCGATTGGAGCGTGACACGGACGCGGCCGCGCACTGGCGGAGTACTTTCGAGCATTCTTCGGCCGCCTACGACGAGATGCTGTTCACCGGCGAGTACTACCGGCAGGTGCTCGAGGATGGTGACCCACGCGAGTTCCAGTGGGGCGAGGGATGTCTGGCGGATCAGCTCTTCGGACAGTGGTGGGCGCACACGCTCGAGCTGGGCTACCTGCTGCCGGCGGAGCACGTGCGCACAGCGCTGCAGGCCGTGGTCCGCCACAACCTGCGCACCGACTTCACCGGATTCACTCACCCGTATCGCGTGTTCGCCGACGGTGACGAAACCGGTCTGGTGGTGTGCACCTGGCCCCACGGCGGGCGCCCGGAGGTCCCCACCCGGTACGCCGACGAGGTGTGGACCGGAGTGGAGCAACAGGTGGCAGCGCACTGCCTGATGGAGGGGATGCAGGACGAGGCCGAGCAGATCCTGACCGGCCTGTGGTCCCGCTACGACGGACGCCGGCGCAACCCGTACAACCAGGTGGAGTGCGGCGACCACTATGTGCGCGCCCTGTCAGGCTGGAGCGTGCTCGAGGCCCGTACCGGGCAGCGGTGGAACGCTGCCACGGGAGTCCTGCGAATCAGCCTCCCACCACCAGGAGGCGCCTGGCCGGTGCTGCTCGACACCGGATGGGGCAGCCTGCTGAACACCGACGACGGCCCGTACCTGGAGTGCCGTCACGGCTCGGTGGAGGTGGCCGGGCTCGAGCTGACCACCCCGGACGGCGTGAGCACCTACGGACCGGTGCGGCTGCAGGCAGGAGAGGAACGCCGTCTGCGCGCCGGGACGTCTGGATGA
- a CDS encoding carbohydrate ABC transporter permease: protein MAALPTQTAPAPDGGPATGAPLAQRSWYRPSSRSGGPASFVLRYLLSAAVILTALFPLAWMAISGFKARNEVVTSPFQFFPDVWMPENYAQILADPGFTRALAVSFAGAVAFSTLTLAVNSMAAYAFARLDFAFKNVLWPVVLMTMFIPQMAILITSYIVVTRMGMLNTFWVLLVPGAASAVHVFFIRQFYLGIPTSLEEAALIDGAGRWKIFTHIFLPMSKPVFVVVGITSFLVFWNAYVWPILTITEPDSPLTQIQQYLATFRSERRVEYGLLLAGSTLAATPVIVLFLIFQRYIISGIRISGIK, encoded by the coding sequence ATGGCCGCGCTCCCCACCCAGACAGCACCAGCTCCCGACGGCGGCCCTGCCACAGGTGCACCACTCGCCCAGCGCAGCTGGTACCGCCCCTCGTCCCGTTCCGGAGGGCCTGCCTCTTTCGTGCTGCGGTACCTGCTCTCGGCTGCCGTCATCCTGACGGCACTGTTCCCGCTGGCCTGGATGGCGATCTCCGGGTTCAAGGCCCGCAACGAGGTGGTCACCTCACCGTTCCAGTTCTTCCCGGACGTGTGGATGCCGGAGAACTACGCGCAGATCCTCGCCGATCCCGGTTTCACCCGGGCGCTCGCGGTCTCCTTCGCCGGGGCAGTCGCGTTCTCCACGCTCACCCTCGCGGTGAACTCGATGGCCGCGTACGCCTTCGCGCGCCTGGACTTCGCCTTCAAGAACGTGCTGTGGCCGGTCGTGCTGATGACCATGTTCATCCCGCAGATGGCGATCCTGATCACCTCCTACATCGTGGTGACCCGGATGGGGATGCTGAACACGTTCTGGGTGCTGCTCGTACCGGGAGCGGCCTCGGCGGTGCACGTGTTCTTCATCCGCCAGTTCTATCTCGGCATCCCCACCTCGTTGGAGGAGGCAGCACTGATCGACGGCGCCGGGCGGTGGAAGATCTTCACCCACATCTTCCTGCCGATGTCCAAACCCGTGTTCGTGGTGGTGGGCATCACCTCGTTCCTGGTGTTCTGGAATGCCTACGTGTGGCCGATCCTGACGATCACCGAACCGGACTCGCCACTCACCCAGATCCAGCAGTACCTGGCCACCTTCCGCTCCGAACGGCGGGTCGAGTACGGGTTGCTGCTCGCAGGATCCACCTTGGCCGCCACCCCGGTGATCGTGCTGTTCCTGATCTTCCAGCGTTACATCATCTCCGGGATCCGGATCTCGGGGATCAAGTAG